A stretch of Caenorhabditis elegans chromosome IV DNA encodes these proteins:
- the npr-45 gene encoding G-protein coupled receptors family 1 profile domain-containing protein (Confirmed by transcript evidence), whose protein sequence is MNDSEHMKLWMFISKCQFWVILITVLISLLLVAKAFYNLMKRKRSNYFVFLISIIAANVLTLLIILFDIFNFSFKGTLVCKLELFISNSAACFINWIWLCLFTQRFFILFYPMKRSSKGFFGFMRSGKKLILATACFAILTQSWSLIFIEEVTMMADDFQLIGVCERDVDIMSDFGYRILAIGEAFVTYAFPFLFTIVMDIAVLYQSANSSFVVMSAENIRSEHNTLLHVNETVKIQSSQSIKQSNRRRHQAVRRCLMMATIQVSLNAPYYTLQLCDEIFSLRNSTSLYLYLDAILYFIYLLQFSMIYCYTNLLVAPRGKSCRQPNKMPLSCTTSLRSEYTTV, encoded by the exons atgaatGATTCTGAACACATGAAACTATGGATGTTTATATCTAAATGTCAATTCTGGGTTATTCTAATCACAGTTCTCATTTCCTTATTATTAGTGGCCAAAGCATTTTACAATTTAATGAAACGGAAAAgatcaaattattttgtttttcttatcagtATAATAGCTGCAAATGTGTTAACTCTGCTGATAattctttttgatattttcaacttttcattcaAAG GAACTCTCGTGTGCAAACTTGAACTATTTATCTCAAATAGTGCAGCATGCTTCATAAACTGGATCTGGTTATGCTTATTCACTCAAcgattttttatacttttctaTCCTATGAAGAGGTcttcaaaaggtttttttggatttatgaGGTCTGGAAAGAAGTTGATTCTGGCAACTGCTTGCTTTGCAATTCTGACGCAG AGTTGGTCATTGATATTTATCGAAGAAGTTACAATGATGGCTGATGATTTCCAATTGATTGGAGTATGTGAGCGGGATGTGGATATTATGAG TGATTTTGGTTATCGAATTCTGGCAATCGGAGAAGCTTTTGTCACCTATGCATTCCCGTTTCTTTTCACAATTGTCATGGATATTGCTGTACTTTATCAATCAGCTAATTCAAG cttcgTCGTAATGTCAGCTGAAAATATCCGATCAGAACATAACACCCTTCTTCATGTAAATGAAACAGTTAAAATACAATCATCTCAATCAATAAAACAATCAAATCGTCGACGGCATCAAGCTGTCAGAAGATGTCTAATGATGGCAACAATTCAAGTTTCTCTAAATGCTCCATACTATACACTTCAATTATGTGATGAAATATTCAGTTTGAGGAATTCAACATCTTTGTATTTATATTTGGAtgcaattttgtattttatataTCTCCTTCAATTTTCCATGATCTATTGCTATACGAATCTACTGGTTGCTCCAAGAGGAAAAAGTTGTCG acaacctAACAAGATGCCTTTGAGTTGCACAACAAGCCTTCGAAGTGAATACACAACGGTTTAA
- the eppl-1 gene encoding Ethanolamine-phosphate phospho-lyase homolog 1 (Confirmed by transcript evidence) produces the protein MSTLVNALGFFTSSTPAAAATKDVRSKEEILKRRKDTIGSKCQIFYSDDPFMVSRASMQYLYDEKSNKFLDCISNVQHVGHCHPKVVEAISKQLATSTCNVRFVSTQLTDCAEQILSTLPGLDTVLFCNSGSEANDLALRLARDYTKHKDAIVIEHAYHGHVTTTMELSPYKFDHGSTVSQPDWVHVAPCPDVFRGKHRLADNELTNEDKLYAAGKQYSDDVKSILNDVESRQCGVAAYFAEALQSCGGQVIPPKDYFKDVATHVRNHGGLMIIDEVQTGFGRIGRKYWAHQLYDDGFLPDIVTMGKPMGNGFPVSAVATRKEIADALGGEVGYFNTYGGNPVACAAVISVMKVVKDENLLEHSQQMGEKLEVALRDLQKKHECIGDIRGVGLFWGIDLVKDRNTREPDQKLAIATILALRKSYGILLNADGPHTNILKIKPPLCFNENNILETVTALDQVLTLMNR, from the exons ATCAAAATGTCAAATCTTCTATTCGGATGATCCGTTCATGGTATCCCGAGCTTCAATGCAATATCTCTACGatgaaaaaagcaacaaattCTTGGATTGCATCAGCAATGTCCAACATG TTGGTCACTGTCATCCAAAAGTCGTCGAAGCCATCTCAAAGCAGTTGGCTACTTCTACTTGTAACGTTCGTTTTGTGTCAACTCAGCTTACTGATTGTGCTGAACAAATTCTTTCGACACTTCCAGGACTTGACACTGTTCTTTTCTGTAATTCTGG atcgGAAGCCAATGATCTTGCACTTCGTCTTGCAAGGGACTACACCAAACACAAAGATGCAATTGTCATTGAACA cgCTTACCATGGTCATGTCACCACCACAATGGAACTCTCCCCATATAAATTCGATCATGGATCAACGGTTTCTCAACCAGACTGGGTTCACGTGGCTCCATGCCCAGATGTATTCCGTGGAAAGCACAGACTTGCTGACAATGAACTGACAAATGAGGATAAGCTGTATGCTGCTGGAAAGCAATATTCAGATGATGTCAAGAGTATTCTCAATGATGTGGAATCACGTCAATGTGGAGTTGCTGCTTACTTTGCAGAAGCTCTTCAATCTTGTGGAGGACAAGTTATTCCACCAAAGGATTACTTCAAAGATGTAGCCACCCATGTCAGAAATCATGGAGGTCTCATGATTATCGATGAAGTACAGACTGGATTTGGAAGAATTGGAAGAAAGTATTGGGCCCATCAGTTGTATGATGACGGATTTTTGCCCGATATTGTGACAATGGGTAAACCAATGGGAAATGGGTTCCCAGTCTCTGCAGTTGCGACAAGAAAGGAGATTGCGGATGCTTTGGGTGGAGAAGTTGGATATTTTAACACA TACGGGGGAAACCCAGTGGCGTGTGCAGCAGTTATCTCGGTGATGAAAGTGGTAAAGGACGAGAATCTTTTAGAGCACAGTCAACAAATGGGAGAGAAGCTTGAAGTTGCTCTCAGAGATTTGCAAAAGAAACATGAATGTATCGGAGATATCAG AGGAGTTGGTCTTTTCTGGGGAATCGATTTGGTCAAGGATAGAAATACTCGTGAACCCGATCAAAAACTCGCAATCGCCACAATTTTGGCTCTCCGAAAAAGTTACGGAATTCTTTTGAACGCTGATGGTCCACACacaaatattctcaaaatcaaGCCACCACTGTGTTTCAACGAGAATAATATTCTGGAAACTGTGACAGCACTCGATCAAGTGCTCACTTTGATGAACCGATGA